One Corynebacterium efficiens YS-314 DNA segment encodes these proteins:
- a CDS encoding YdhK family protein produces MKHHTTLVALTLTSVLALAACGGETGTDTTTTTATSETTTTTSAAETPTGTSDTTTPGSTMHGGPHGAHDHPAHGGQPPAGIQTEENPTYPVGSQVILTADHMPGMDGAEATISGAFDTTVYSVSFIPRHGGEPVTDHRWVVHEELVNPGEAPLPDGTQVVLDAGHMSGMQGAEATIDYSTQETVYMVDLTVDGMHMTNHKWVTESEIMPAG; encoded by the coding sequence TTGAAGCACCACACCACTCTTGTTGCCCTCACCCTGACCTCCGTACTGGCCCTGGCCGCCTGTGGCGGGGAGACCGGGACGGACACCACCACGACTACGGCAACGTCAGAAACCACCACCACTACATCCGCCGCTGAGACCCCCACAGGCACGTCTGACACCACCACTCCCGGCTCAACCATGCACGGGGGCCCACACGGTGCCCATGATCACCCTGCCCATGGTGGTCAGCCACCGGCGGGGATCCAGACGGAGGAGAACCCGACCTACCCCGTGGGGAGCCAGGTCATCCTCACTGCTGATCACATGCCGGGGATGGATGGTGCCGAGGCCACGATCTCCGGGGCCTTCGACACCACCGTGTATTCGGTCAGCTTCATCCCACGCCATGGGGGAGAGCCGGTCACTGATCACCGGTGGGTTGTTCATGAGGAACTCGTCAACCCGGGTGAGGCCCCACTCCCTGATGGAACCCAGGTGGTCCTGGATGCCGGGCACATGTCCGGTATGCAAGGTGCCGAGGCCACGATTGACTATTCAACGCAGGAGACGGTGTACATGGTGGACCTGACGGTGGACGGGATGCACATGACCAACCACAAGTGGGTCACCGAGAGTGAGATCATGCCCGCCGGGTAG
- a CDS encoding WhiB family transcriptional regulator: MTSVIPEQRNNPFSRDGMVAARMDTAERGEWVTHAKCRNGDPDALFVRGAAQRRAAAICRHCPVAMQCVADALDNKVEFGVWGGLTERQRRALLRKNPHITNWAEYLAQGGELIGI, translated from the coding sequence ATGACATCTGTCATCCCTGAGCAACGCAACAACCCTTTCTCCCGCGATGGCATGGTGGCTGCACGTATGGACACCGCTGAGCGCGGTGAGTGGGTCACCCATGCCAAGTGTCGTAACGGTGATCCGGATGCACTGTTTGTCCGTGGTGCCGCCCAGCGCCGTGCTGCCGCCATCTGTCGTCATTGCCCCGTGGCCATGCAGTGCGTGGCAGATGCCCTGGATAACAAGGTGGAATTCGGTGTCTGGGGTGGTCTGACCGAGCGTCAGCGCCGTGCGCTGCTGCGCAAGAACCCCCACATCACCAACTGGGCGGAATACCTGGCACAGGGTGGGGAACTGATCGGTATCTAG
- a CDS encoding DUF4177 domain-containing protein, whose translation MTKWEYATVPLITHATKQILDTWGEDGWELVTVMPGMNPENLVAYMKREVA comes from the coding sequence ATGACTAAATGGGAATACGCCACCGTGCCACTTATCACTCACGCAACCAAGCAGATCCTCGATACCTGGGGTGAAGATGGTTGGGAACTGGTCACCGTCATGCCGGGGATGAACCCCGAGAACCTCGTCGCCTACATGAAGCGCGAGGTGGCATAG
- a CDS encoding RidA family protein — protein MTTHSERLAELGITLPAVAAPVAAYVPAVKTGNQVWTSGQLPFVAGELPATGKVGLEVTAEDAADYARTAALNALAAVDALVGLDKITRVLKIVGFVSSAEGFTGQPAVINGASNLIGEIFGEAGAHARSAVGVAELPLGAPVEVELVVEVSE, from the coding sequence ATGACCACACACTCTGAACGTCTCGCCGAACTCGGCATCACCCTCCCGGCCGTCGCCGCGCCCGTGGCAGCCTATGTGCCCGCCGTCAAAACCGGGAACCAGGTCTGGACCTCAGGCCAGCTCCCCTTCGTCGCCGGTGAACTTCCCGCGACCGGCAAGGTCGGACTCGAGGTCACCGCGGAGGACGCCGCCGATTACGCGCGCACCGCGGCTCTCAACGCCCTCGCGGCTGTGGATGCCTTGGTGGGTCTGGACAAGATCACCCGCGTGCTCAAGATTGTCGGTTTCGTGTCCTCCGCCGAGGGGTTCACCGGTCAGCCGGCCGTGATCAACGGCGCCTCCAACCTCATCGGGGAGATCTTCGGTGAGGCCGGTGCCCATGCCCGGTCCGCTGTTGGTGTCGCTGAGCTTCCGCTCGGGGCGCCCGTCGAGGTGGAACTCGTCGTCGAGGTCTCTGAATAG
- a CDS encoding MBL fold metallo-hydrolase produces the protein MEHPAYSQLRPVTPSASVVLCPNPGYSSLEGTNSWIIRASEDSRSIVIDPGPEDEGHLNVLNAKGEEVGLILLTHRHHDHADGATRFRQLTGAPIRAFDPSYCEKAGELVDGEIITIDGVTPQIEVVATPGHTRDSVSFFIWSGTPHESTLEGIVTGDTIAGRHTTMISETDGDLGQYLESLAILEERGKDITLLPGHGPEGDDVSWFARKYIDRREQRLEQIRGVWATQGREVSMKDLIDAIYDDVDPVLRGAAEQSTHVAIRYLLAQEREESGRNSAVDTGQI, from the coding sequence ATGGAGCATCCTGCTTATAGCCAACTGCGCCCAGTCACCCCGTCCGCCTCCGTGGTGCTGTGTCCCAACCCCGGCTACAGCTCACTTGAAGGCACCAACTCCTGGATCATCCGCGCATCTGAGGATTCCCGGAGCATCGTCATCGATCCGGGTCCGGAAGATGAGGGGCACCTCAACGTGCTCAACGCCAAGGGGGAGGAGGTCGGGTTGATTCTGCTTACCCACCGCCACCATGACCACGCAGACGGTGCCACCCGCTTCCGTCAGCTGACCGGTGCACCCATCCGTGCCTTTGATCCCTCCTACTGTGAGAAGGCCGGGGAGCTTGTCGACGGGGAGATCATCACCATCGATGGTGTGACCCCACAGATCGAGGTGGTCGCCACCCCGGGCCACACCCGTGATTCCGTGTCCTTCTTCATCTGGAGCGGCACCCCGCATGAGTCCACCCTGGAGGGCATCGTCACCGGTGACACCATCGCCGGTCGCCATACCACCATGATCTCCGAGACCGATGGTGACCTGGGCCAGTACCTGGAGTCCCTGGCCATCCTGGAGGAGCGGGGCAAAGACATCACGCTCTTGCCTGGTCATGGTCCCGAGGGGGATGATGTGTCCTGGTTCGCCCGCAAGTACATCGACCGCCGGGAGCAGCGACTGGAGCAGATCCGCGGGGTGTGGGCCACGCAGGGTCGGGAGGTCTCCATGAAGGACCTCATCGATGCCATCTACGATGATGTTGATCCGGTGCTGCGCGGTGCCGCCGAGCAGTCCACCCATGTGGCCATCCGTTACCTGCTGGCGCAGGAGCGGGAGGAATCAGGTCGTAATTCCGCTGTGGATACCGGCCAGATCTAG